A single window of Aphidius gifuensis isolate YNYX2018 linkage group LG1, ASM1490517v1, whole genome shotgun sequence DNA harbors:
- the LOC122860830 gene encoding histone acetyltransferase Tip60: protein MIEEHDERDTICDSVNSLVEGCRLPVRMPGTDDWPLAEIISLKEERGVKWYYVHYVDFNKRLDGWIKEDCLDTRKVQYPRKDGIIPGTGAATPKKQIPSRPPSPTITNNEPVNGTAVLQAALQKKISRKRKATFLDNDDSQDSPLSTSLSSTTTLTITTATPTTTTSSSSASSLINVTPTSGPRPTGSLVAHHHDDVVTRMKNIELIEVGRHRVKPWYFSPYPHEMVNLPCIYICEFCLKYRKSRKCLERHLVKCNLRHPPGNEIYRKGSISFFEIDGRKNKNYAQNLCLLAKLFLDHKTLYYDTDPFLFYVMTDFDNRGFHIVGYFSKEKESTEDYNVACILTLPPYQRKGYGKLLIEFSYELSKFEGKTGSPEKPLSDLGLLSYRSYWAHTILDILLTMKPMVDNEKAQITINEICEITSIKKEDVISTLQNMNLINYYKGQYIVTLNRDIIEQHQKAMDKTTIRIDPKCLHWTPKDWSVRAKW from the exons ATGATTGAAGAGCACGACGAGCGTGATACAATATGCGACTCAGTG AATTCGCTTGTTGAAGGATGTCGCTTGCCGGTTCGAATGCCTGGAACTGATGATTGGC cactAGCCGAAATAATAAGTCTGAAAGAAGAGCGAGGTGTCAAATGGTACTACGTGCATTATGTAGACT tCAACAAAAGATTAGATGGATGGATAAAAGAAGATTGTTTAGACACAAGAAAAGTACAATATCCACGTAAAGATGGTATAATACCTGGTACTGGTGCTGCAAcaccaaaaaaacaaataccaAGTAGACCACCAAGtccaacaataacaaataatgaaCCAGTTAATGGTACAGCTGTATTACAAGCagcattacaaaaaaaaatatcacgtaAAAGAAAAGCAACATttcttgataatgatgattcacAAGATTCAccattatcaacatcattatcatcaacaacaacactaacaataacaacagcaactccaacaacaacaacatcatcatcatcagcatcatcattaataaatgtaaCACCAACAAGTGGACCAAGACCAACTGGTTCACTGGTTGCACATCatcatgatgatgttgttactagaatgaaaaatattgaattaattgaagTTGGTAGACACAGAGTTAAACCATGGTACTTTAGTCCATATCCACATGAAATGGTTAATTTgccatgtatatatatttgtgaattttgtcttaaatatagaaaaagtCGTAAATGTCTTGAACGACATCTTGTTAAATGTAATTTACGTCATCCACCTGGTAATGAAATATATCGTAAAGgatcaatatcatttttcgaaattgacggtagaaaaaataagaattatgcacaaaatttatgtttacttgcaaaattatttttagatcaTAAAACATTGTATTATGATACTgatccatttttattttacgttatGACGGATTTTGATAATCGTGGTTTTCATATTGTTggatatttttcaaaagaaaaagaatcaACTGAAGATTATAATGTTGCTTGTATATTAACATTACCACCATATCAAAGAAAAGGttatggtaaattattaattgaattttcatatgaattatcaaaatttgagGGTAAAACTGGATCACCAGAAAAACCATTGTCTGATCTTGGTTTATTATCGTATCGTAGTTATTGGGCACATACAAtacttgatatattattaacaatgaaacCAATGGTGGATAATGAAAAAGCACAAATAACCATCAATGAAATATGTGAAAtaacatcaattaaaaaagaagatgTCATATCAACATTACAAAATATGAatcttattaattattataaggGACAGTATATTGTAACATTAAATag ggATATAATTGAGCAACATCAAAAAGCGATGGACAAAACAACAATACGAATAGATCCAAAGTGTTTACATTGGACACCAAAAGACTGGAGTGTAAGAGCTAAATGGTGA